One region of Malania oleifera isolate guangnan ecotype guangnan chromosome 6, ASM2987363v1, whole genome shotgun sequence genomic DNA includes:
- the LOC131157091 gene encoding small nuclear ribonucleoprotein SmD1a isoform X1: MKLVRFLMKLNNETVSIELKNGTVVNGTITGVDISMNTHLKTVKLTLKGKNPVNLDHLSVRGNNIRYYILPDSINLETLLVEETPRVKPKKPTAGTPNNLWLQFLAFWSHVRVGLVKSMSCQYYFIFNFILVICINAGRPLGRGRGRGRGRGRGRGR, translated from the exons ATGAAGCTCGTCAG GTTTTTGATGAAGTTGAACAACGAGACTGTGTCTATTGAGCTCAAGAACGGAACTGTTGTTAACGGCACCATTACAG GAGTGGATATTAGCATGAACACACATCTGAAGACTGTGAAACTTACACTAAAGGGAAAAAATCCTGTAAATCTTGATCACCTGAGTGTTAGGGGAAACAATATACGGTATTACATCCTTCCTGACAGCATAAATCTCGAGACATTACTGGTGGAAGAAACACCCAGGGTCAAGCCCAAGAAGCCTACTGCTGGTACACCCAATAATCTTTGGCTGCAATTCCTTGCGTTTTGGAGTCATGTGCGTGTGGGTTTAGTGAAGTCTATGTCCTGTcaatattatttcatttttaattttattttggtCATTTGTATCAATGCAGGGAGGCCTTTGGGGCGTGGTCGGGGCAGGGGCCGTGGTCGTGGACGTGGTCGAGGCCGTTAA
- the LOC131157091 gene encoding small nuclear ribonucleoprotein SmD1a isoform X2, with protein MKLVRFLMKLNNETVSIELKNGTVVNGTITGVDISMNTHLKTVKLTLKGKNPVNLDHLSVRGNNIRYYILPDSINLETLLVEETPRVKPKKPTAGRPLGRGRGRGRGRGRGRGR; from the exons ATGAAGCTCGTCAG GTTTTTGATGAAGTTGAACAACGAGACTGTGTCTATTGAGCTCAAGAACGGAACTGTTGTTAACGGCACCATTACAG GAGTGGATATTAGCATGAACACACATCTGAAGACTGTGAAACTTACACTAAAGGGAAAAAATCCTGTAAATCTTGATCACCTGAGTGTTAGGGGAAACAATATACGGTATTACATCCTTCCTGACAGCATAAATCTCGAGACATTACTGGTGGAAGAAACACCCAGGGTCAAGCCCAAGAAGCCTACTGCTG GGAGGCCTTTGGGGCGTGGTCGGGGCAGGGGCCGTGGTCGTGGACGTGGTCGAGGCCGTTAA